One part of the Dunckerocampus dactyliophorus isolate RoL2022-P2 chromosome 11, RoL_Ddac_1.1, whole genome shotgun sequence genome encodes these proteins:
- the mrpl18 gene encoding 39S ribosomal protein L18, mitochondrial, which yields MALSRSIRLLRGQIQRCVVSTMQTARCVTQSSSQPEPNMGENEAVNPTFANRNPRNLEQMALAVKDRGWKTTWPHREFYYRLVFSRSQRHVTAEVFSCSSPVPVLSCSTKEWALKKELPSTHCVAACQAVGEVLAHRCKQAGITRMVYRAIPWTYRSDAVQSFRAAMKEGGIILSEPRRKYIGT from the exons ATGGCGTTGAGTCGAAGTATTCGTCTACTACGTGGTCAAATTCAGCGATGTGTTGTGTCCACAATGCAAACAG CTCGGTGTGTGACACAGTCGTCCTCCCAACCGGAGCCCAACATGGGTGAAAATGAGGCCGTGAACCCGACATTTGCCAACCGAAACCCGCGGAATTTGGAGCAGATGGCCTTGGCTGTGAAGGACCGTGGCTGGAAGACCACGTGGCCGCATCGGGAGTTTTACTACAG GTTAGTGTTTTCTCGCAGTCAACGACACGTGACAGCTGAGGTCTTTTCCTGCTCCTCGCCCGTCCCAGTGCTCTCCTGCTCCACCAAAGAGTGGGCGCTGAAGAAGGAGCTGCCCTCCACACACTGCGTGGCAGCATGTCAGGCTGTGGGCGAGGTGCTGGCGCATCGATGCAAGCAGGCCGGCATCACCAGGATGGTCTACAGGGCCATTCCGTGGACGTACCGCTCCGATGCT GTTCAGTCATTCCGAGCTGCAATGAAAGAAGGGGGAATCATCCTCAGTGAACCCAGGAGGAAATACATTGGAACctaa
- the si:ch211-203d1.3 gene encoding protein phosphatase Slingshot homolog 3 isoform X1 codes for MALLTLHRIPSISAAPDETTQRRGRFQKRESFALVKGAVLLLEEAEREDLHEDTSLPKEDDGASDTRRRHIRAMVELLRPEDSIKLAVQLESVSTVRVRYLIVVSTLANKDESILLGMDFPKQDSDECTIGLVLPIWSDTQVYLDGDGGFSVTSAEETRIFKPVSMQTMWSVLQALHGCCERAVKGAVIPGCGLEWVQHYHQHVESDRFCLNEWEVMNDLESVRRDSDGQSTADRISKEKLIKEQLRDIMRTEDLDNLTSKMVHTALQTRIGFDMRPFKEYIDNEILVTMAQMDKPSKIFDYLYLGSEWNAANFEELQKNNVGYILNVTREIDNFFPESFTYMNIRVYDVEATDLLSHWTDTYNFINTARKSGQAVLVHCKMGVSRSASTVIAYAMKQQRWSLDVALAYVRDRRSIIKPNEGFTKQLQTYHGILHASQQRHSLLWRRKSKDQRQKSERKDDGEKPDEGEEEEEEEEEDEDDDEEEEDEGLDEDDGTESSDEKEDSEAEVFEQPDTNQEDGPTAPRVIGPIITAPSVSRSGRMNLFSLMQSISELDDVDKGCEQLPASPRRSPRQRRRSHDRKGLIHQSACVDLSSEPGSTLDVAHNKP; via the exons GATGAAACCACTCAAAGAAGAGGGAGGTTTCAGAAAAG GGAGAGCTTTGCCCTTGTCAAAGGGGCGGTGCTCCTGCTGGAAGAAGCAGAGAGAGAAGACCTTCACGAGGACACGTCTCTCCCAAAAGAAGACGACGGCGCTTCAGACACACGACGCAGACACATACGTGCCATGGTTGAGCTGCTTCGACCAGAAGACAGCATCAAGCTG GCCGTGCAGTTGGAGTCTGTCAGCACGGTCCGAGTCAGGTATCTCATTGTCGTCTCCACCCTCGCTAACAAAGACGAGAGCATCCTGCTCGGCATGGATTTCCCCAAACAGGACAG TGATGAGTGCACCATTGGTCTGGTTCTACCCATCTGGAGCGACACTCAAGTGTATCTGGACGGAGACGG CGGTTTCAGTGTCACCTCAGCAGAAGAAACAAGAATTTTTAAGCCAGTTTCCATGCAGACCATGTG GTCAGTTCTGCAGGCGTTGCACGGTTGCTGCGAGCGGGCCGTCAAGGGCGCCGTGATTCCGGGCTGCGGCCTGGAATGGGTCCAGCATTACCACCAGCACGTTGAGTCGGATCGCTTCTGCCTCAATGAGTGGGAGGTCATGAACGACCTGGAGTCAGTCAGAAGGGACAGCGATGGTCAGAG TACTGCTGACAGAATATCCAAAGAGAAGCTGATCAAGGAGCAACTGAGAGACATCATGAGGACCGAAGACCTGGACAACCTCACGTCTAAGATG GTCCACACAGCCTTGCAGACCCGCATTGGCTTCGATATGAGGCCCTTTAAGGAGTACATCGACAACGAGATCCTGGTCACCATGGCTCAGATGGACAAACCATCCAAGATATTTGACTACCTTTACTTG GGCTCCGAGTGGAACGCAGCCAACTTTGAGGAGCTGCAGAAGAACAA TGTGGGCTACATTCTGAATGTGACAAGGGAAATCGACAACTTCTTCCCCGAATCCTTCACCTACATGAACATCAGAGTGTATGACGTGGAGGCCACTGACCTGCTCTCCCACTGGACCGACACGTACAACTTCATCAACACTGCCAG GAAGAGCGGACAGGCGGTCTTGGTGCACTGCAAGATGGGCGTGTCTCGTTCCGCCTCCACCGTCATCGCCTACGCCATGAAGCAGCAACGCTGGTCGCTCGATGTAGCGCTGGCATACGTGAGAGATCGCCGCTCCATCATCAAACCTAACGAAGGCTTCACGAAGCAGCTGCAGACCTACCACGGCATCCTCCACGCCAG CCAGCAGCGTCACAGTTTGCTCTGGAGGAGAAAGTCCAAAGACCAAAGGCAGAAGTCTGAGCGCAAGGACGATGgagagaagccagatgagggtgaagaggaggaggaggaggaagaagaagacgaggatgatgatgaagaggaggaggatgagggacTTGATGAGGATGATGGCACAGAGAGCTCTGACGAAAAAGAGGATTCTGAGGCAGAA GTGTTTGAACAGCCCGATACCAACCAGGAAGATGGACCGACAGCGCCGCGTGTCATCGGTCCCATCATCACT GCGCCAAGTGTTAGTCGCAGCGGAAGGATGAACCTTTTCTCCCTCATGCAGTCCATTAGTGAATTAGATGACGTGGATAAAGGATGCGAGCAG CTGCCTGCCAGTCCACGGCGATCGCCGCGACAACGGAGGCGAAGCCACGATCGGAAGGGTCTGATTCACCAGAGCGCATGTGTGGATCTTTCATCCGAACCAGGAAGTACGTTGGACGTCGCTCACAACAAACCTTGA
- the si:ch211-203d1.3 gene encoding protein phosphatase Slingshot homolog isoform X2 — protein sequence MVELLRPEDSIKLAVQLESVSTVRVRYLIVVSTLANKDESILLGMDFPKQDSDECTIGLVLPIWSDTQVYLDGDGGFSVTSAEETRIFKPVSMQTMWSVLQALHGCCERAVKGAVIPGCGLEWVQHYHQHVESDRFCLNEWEVMNDLESVRRDSDGQSTADRISKEKLIKEQLRDIMRTEDLDNLTSKMVHTALQTRIGFDMRPFKEYIDNEILVTMAQMDKPSKIFDYLYLGSEWNAANFEELQKNNVGYILNVTREIDNFFPESFTYMNIRVYDVEATDLLSHWTDTYNFINTARKSGQAVLVHCKMGVSRSASTVIAYAMKQQRWSLDVALAYVRDRRSIIKPNEGFTKQLQTYHGILHASQQRHSLLWRRKSKDQRQKSERKDDGEKPDEGEEEEEEEEEDEDDDEEEEDEGLDEDDGTESSDEKEDSEAEVFEQPDTNQEDGPTAPRVIGPIITAPSVSRSGRMNLFSLMQSISELDDVDKGCEQLPASPRRSPRQRRRSHDRKGLIHQSACVDLSSEPGSTLDVAHNKP from the exons ATGGTTGAGCTGCTTCGACCAGAAGACAGCATCAAGCTG GCCGTGCAGTTGGAGTCTGTCAGCACGGTCCGAGTCAGGTATCTCATTGTCGTCTCCACCCTCGCTAACAAAGACGAGAGCATCCTGCTCGGCATGGATTTCCCCAAACAGGACAG TGATGAGTGCACCATTGGTCTGGTTCTACCCATCTGGAGCGACACTCAAGTGTATCTGGACGGAGACGG CGGTTTCAGTGTCACCTCAGCAGAAGAAACAAGAATTTTTAAGCCAGTTTCCATGCAGACCATGTG GTCAGTTCTGCAGGCGTTGCACGGTTGCTGCGAGCGGGCCGTCAAGGGCGCCGTGATTCCGGGCTGCGGCCTGGAATGGGTCCAGCATTACCACCAGCACGTTGAGTCGGATCGCTTCTGCCTCAATGAGTGGGAGGTCATGAACGACCTGGAGTCAGTCAGAAGGGACAGCGATGGTCAGAG TACTGCTGACAGAATATCCAAAGAGAAGCTGATCAAGGAGCAACTGAGAGACATCATGAGGACCGAAGACCTGGACAACCTCACGTCTAAGATG GTCCACACAGCCTTGCAGACCCGCATTGGCTTCGATATGAGGCCCTTTAAGGAGTACATCGACAACGAGATCCTGGTCACCATGGCTCAGATGGACAAACCATCCAAGATATTTGACTACCTTTACTTG GGCTCCGAGTGGAACGCAGCCAACTTTGAGGAGCTGCAGAAGAACAA TGTGGGCTACATTCTGAATGTGACAAGGGAAATCGACAACTTCTTCCCCGAATCCTTCACCTACATGAACATCAGAGTGTATGACGTGGAGGCCACTGACCTGCTCTCCCACTGGACCGACACGTACAACTTCATCAACACTGCCAG GAAGAGCGGACAGGCGGTCTTGGTGCACTGCAAGATGGGCGTGTCTCGTTCCGCCTCCACCGTCATCGCCTACGCCATGAAGCAGCAACGCTGGTCGCTCGATGTAGCGCTGGCATACGTGAGAGATCGCCGCTCCATCATCAAACCTAACGAAGGCTTCACGAAGCAGCTGCAGACCTACCACGGCATCCTCCACGCCAG CCAGCAGCGTCACAGTTTGCTCTGGAGGAGAAAGTCCAAAGACCAAAGGCAGAAGTCTGAGCGCAAGGACGATGgagagaagccagatgagggtgaagaggaggaggaggaggaagaagaagacgaggatgatgatgaagaggaggaggatgagggacTTGATGAGGATGATGGCACAGAGAGCTCTGACGAAAAAGAGGATTCTGAGGCAGAA GTGTTTGAACAGCCCGATACCAACCAGGAAGATGGACCGACAGCGCCGCGTGTCATCGGTCCCATCATCACT GCGCCAAGTGTTAGTCGCAGCGGAAGGATGAACCTTTTCTCCCTCATGCAGTCCATTAGTGAATTAGATGACGTGGATAAAGGATGCGAGCAG CTGCCTGCCAGTCCACGGCGATCGCCGCGACAACGGAGGCGAAGCCACGATCGGAAGGGTCTGATTCACCAGAGCGCATGTGTGGATCTTTCATCCGAACCAGGAAGTACGTTGGACGTCGCTCACAACAAACCTTGA